A region from the Clostridium beijerinckii genome encodes:
- a CDS encoding mannitol dehydrogenase family protein: protein MNNTKIILNKETIKDKDLWKKANVELPNFDYDKMSELTMKKPTWVHFGAGNIFRGFIAVLQQELLNAGKVDTGIVAVNLHGDELINKIYKPYDNLSLLVIMKPDGSLEKKVVGSITESLVGEYSKENDWKRLQDIFANPSLQMASFTITEKGYSVKDISEEDLVDGLEHPNNTMAKIASLAYTRYKNGELPIAFVSMDNCARNGEKLHDAIETIVKKWIENGLVEEGFLKYINNTKKVSFPWSMIDKITPRPSQSVEETLKKDGIENMGIVRTQNNTYAAPFVNAEGPQYLVIEDDFANGRMALEDAGVYLTDRKTVGKVETMKVTTCLNPLHTALAVLGCLLGYELIADEMKDPCLKKLVEKIGYEEGMPVVVSPGILDPKEFIKEVIEVRLPNIYIPDTPQRIASDTSQKVGIRFGETIKSYAKREDLDAKDLKYIPIAIAGWCRYLMGIDDNGNKFELSPDPLLDELTKYVSDIKLDSTELVGDRLKPILSNEEIFGVNLYDVGLGEKIEGYFNEMISGINAVKLTLEKHLDCK from the coding sequence ATGAATAATACAAAGATAATACTAAATAAGGAAACTATAAAAGATAAAGATTTATGGAAAAAAGCTAACGTAGAACTTCCTAATTTTGACTATGATAAAATGTCAGAATTAACAATGAAAAAGCCTACATGGGTTCACTTTGGAGCTGGAAACATATTTAGAGGATTTATAGCAGTGTTGCAACAAGAACTTTTAAATGCTGGAAAAGTGGATACTGGAATTGTAGCCGTTAACTTACACGGTGATGAACTTATTAATAAAATATATAAGCCTTATGACAATTTGAGTTTACTTGTAATTATGAAGCCTGATGGTAGTTTAGAGAAGAAAGTTGTAGGAAGTATAACTGAAAGTCTAGTTGGTGAGTACTCAAAAGAAAACGATTGGAAGAGACTACAAGATATATTTGCAAATCCATCATTACAAATGGCAAGTTTTACAATAACAGAAAAAGGTTATAGTGTGAAAGACATTTCAGAAGAGGACCTTGTAGATGGCTTAGAACATCCAAACAACACTATGGCTAAGATTGCATCATTAGCATATACAAGATATAAAAATGGTGAGTTACCTATTGCTTTTGTAAGCATGGATAATTGTGCACGTAATGGAGAAAAACTTCATGATGCCATAGAAACAATCGTAAAAAAATGGATTGAAAATGGGCTTGTAGAAGAAGGTTTTCTTAAATACATTAACAATACTAAAAAAGTATCATTCCCTTGGAGTATGATTGACAAAATCACACCAAGACCTTCTCAAAGTGTTGAAGAAACACTAAAGAAAGATGGAATTGAAAACATGGGTATCGTACGTACACAAAATAATACGTATGCAGCTCCATTCGTTAATGCAGAAGGACCACAATATCTTGTAATTGAAGACGATTTTGCAAATGGTCGTATGGCTTTAGAAGATGCAGGGGTATATCTAACTGATAGAAAGACAGTAGGAAAAGTTGAAACAATGAAGGTAACTACTTGCTTAAACCCATTACACACTGCTTTAGCAGTTTTGGGATGTCTACTTGGATATGAATTAATTGCAGATGAAATGAAAGATCCATGTTTAAAGAAATTAGTAGAAAAGATTGGGTATGAAGAAGGAATGCCAGTTGTAGTAAGTCCTGGTATATTAGATCCAAAAGAATTTATTAAAGAGGTAATTGAAGTTAGACTTCCTAATATATATATACCTGATACACCTCAAAGAATAGCATCAGACACATCTCAAAAAGTTGGAATAAGATTTGGAGAAACAATTAAGTCTTACGCTAAGAGAGAAGATTTAGATGCTAAAGATCTTAAATATATTCCTATTGCAATTGCTGGGTGGTGTAGATATTTGATGGGTATAGATGATAATGGTAATAAGTTTGAACTAAGTCCAGATCCTTTATTAGATGAGTTAACAAAATATGTTTCAGACATAAAACTAGATTCTACTGAATTAGTAGGAGATAGATTAAAACCAATACTTAGTAATGAAGAAATATTTGGAGTAAATCTTTATGACGTTGGTTTAGGAGAAAAGATTGAAGGTTATTTCAATGAAATGATTTCTGGAATTAATGCTGTTAAATTAACATTAGAGAAGCATTTAGATTGCAAATAA
- a CDS encoding guanine permease — MLEKIFHLSKNKTTVKTEILAGITTFFTMAYILVVNPDILSQSGMDKSAVFTATALASCIGTLIMSFIANYPFGMAPGMGLNALFTFTICLTMKFSWQTALAASLIEGFIFLALNLFKIRQVIIDSVPQTLKHAISIGIGFFIAFIGLQGSGIVVANPATLVGLGNIKSAPVLLAFAGVVLIAILYHKNVKGSFIIGMFAVYALGVVFGVAELPKGIVSMPPSVAPVFMQFDFKSAMVIGIIPAIMTMLFIDIFDSIGTLIGLASKAGYLDEKGNVLNADKVLTADAIGSAVGACLGTSTPIAFVESAAGIAEGGRTGLAGVTIAALFFLSLFFSPILTVIPGFATAPVLIVLGLLMMEPITNVDFSDFTEGLPVFLTLILTLLTYSITTGLAFGFISFVLIKIFTGKAKEVPKSMYIVSILFIIMFMI; from the coding sequence ATGTTAGAAAAAATATTTCATTTATCAAAAAACAAAACAACTGTTAAGACAGAAATATTAGCAGGTATCACTACTTTTTTTACTATGGCATATATATTAGTAGTAAATCCTGATATTTTAAGTCAATCAGGCATGGATAAATCAGCCGTATTTACAGCAACAGCGTTGGCTTCTTGTATTGGTACTTTAATCATGTCATTTATTGCAAATTATCCATTTGGTATGGCACCAGGTATGGGATTAAATGCTCTTTTCACATTTACAATTTGTTTAACAATGAAGTTTTCATGGCAAACAGCTTTAGCAGCTTCATTGATTGAAGGATTTATATTTTTAGCACTTAATTTATTTAAAATTAGGCAAGTAATTATTGATAGTGTTCCTCAAACTTTAAAACATGCAATTAGTATAGGTATTGGATTTTTTATAGCTTTTATAGGATTACAAGGTTCAGGAATAGTAGTTGCTAATCCAGCTACATTAGTTGGTCTTGGAAACATAAAAAGTGCACCAGTTTTATTAGCTTTTGCTGGAGTAGTATTAATAGCAATACTATATCATAAAAATGTAAAAGGTTCGTTTATTATTGGGATGTTCGCTGTATACGCGCTTGGTGTAGTATTTGGAGTTGCTGAATTACCTAAAGGAATAGTATCAATGCCACCATCAGTTGCTCCAGTATTTATGCAATTCGATTTCAAGAGTGCAATGGTAATAGGAATAATTCCAGCTATTATGACTATGTTATTTATAGATATATTTGATAGTATTGGTACTTTAATTGGTTTAGCTTCAAAAGCTGGATACTTAGATGAAAAAGGTAATGTTCTTAATGCAGATAAAGTTTTAACGGCTGATGCCATTGGATCAGCAGTCGGAGCATGTTTAGGAACTTCTACACCTATTGCTTTCGTTGAGTCAGCAGCTGGTATTGCGGAAGGCGGAAGAACAGGCTTAGCTGGAGTAACAATTGCTGCCTTATTCTTCTTATCATTATTCTTTTCGCCAATTTTAACAGTTATACCAGGATTTGCAACAGCACCAGTTTTAATTGTTTTAGGATTATTAATGATGGAACCAATAACAAATGTAGATTTTTCAGATTTCACTGAAGGATTACCAGTATTCTTAACATTAATATTAACACTTTTAACTTACTCAATCACAACTGGTTTAGCATTTGGATTCATATCTTTTGTATTAATAAAAATATTTACAGGTAAAGCAAAAGAAGTTCCTAAGTCAATGTACATTGTTTCAATTTTATTTATTATAATGTTCATGATTTAA
- a CDS encoding transcriptional regulator, translating to MITYKNLYENKNIEIVEAKGDIKVLEYKKDLSVNTANAMASYYASEMNVRKRQVLIELKGNGYTISAGAMQWTAGGVNMTADVKGFGDLLGKALASKVTKESAIKPRYQGNGLLMLEPTYKHILIEDVAEWDGMVLDDGLFLACESKVQQKVVARSNLSSAMLGNEGLFNLCLKGEGFAVLESPVPRDELIEFVLENDEVRIDGNFAIAWSNSLDFRVEKSSKSLLGSAVSGEGLVNVYRGTGKILMAPIA from the coding sequence ATGATAACATATAAAAATCTTTATGAAAATAAGAATATTGAAATAGTAGAAGCTAAAGGAGATATTAAAGTCCTTGAGTACAAAAAGGATTTAAGTGTAAATACTGCAAATGCAATGGCTTCATATTATGCTTCAGAAATGAACGTTAGAAAAAGACAAGTATTAATTGAGTTGAAAGGGAATGGATATACAATTAGTGCGGGAGCAATGCAATGGACTGCAGGAGGAGTTAACATGACTGCTGATGTTAAAGGATTTGGAGATTTGTTAGGAAAAGCTTTAGCTTCTAAGGTAACAAAGGAATCTGCAATTAAACCTAGATATCAAGGTAATGGCTTATTAATGTTAGAACCTACTTATAAACATATTTTAATTGAAGATGTTGCAGAATGGGATGGAATGGTATTAGATGATGGACTTTTCCTTGCTTGTGAATCAAAGGTTCAACAAAAGGTAGTAGCTAGATCAAATCTTTCTTCGGCAATGCTTGGAAACGAAGGATTATTTAATTTATGCCTCAAAGGAGAAGGATTTGCTGTATTAGAAAGTCCTGTTCCAAGAGATGAACTTATAGAATTTGTACTAGAGAATGATGAAGTTAGAATTGATGGAAATTTTGCAATTGCTTGGTCTAATTCATTAGATTTTAGAGTTGAAAAGTCTAGCAAAAGTTTACTTGGATCTGCTGTTTCTGGTGAAGGATTGGTTAATGTATACCGTGGAACAGGAAAAATACTTATGGCTCCTATAGCGTAA
- a CDS encoding ABC transporter substrate-binding protein: MKKLKSLNIALAIIFMATILTGCGSKNVSKTTEPITLNIIDVSGSMQLVGDAIDQFKAANPGLIGDVVIKTSNSVEVPSLLKAQILAEDVQTNLIFTGIDGLSTCLNRDVIEKIMPTYSSSFPDLESNYSTAAKDTYDLTNGYALTYVFSPSGPMFTYNPDTVQNVPKTPDELLAFAKANPGKFTYARPAASGPGRTFLQGLPYILGDKNPKDPATWDKTWAYIRELDQYIDYYPAKTGTTFTELNQGKRSIVASQLGWDMNQRITGGIPQNYAGFMLDNTTLVSDAQYMALPKGLTDDKIEVVLKLMQWLMTPNMQAITYDSGYFYPGPSIKGVSLDAAPKASQDKIKPAIRQSYEDAIKTFPSSTQLDTTNFMEALNMWDQSFGTKVKR; this comes from the coding sequence ATGAAAAAGTTGAAATCTTTAAATATTGCACTTGCAATAATTTTTATGGCCACTATATTAACCGGTTGTGGTTCAAAAAATGTTTCTAAAACAACGGAACCTATTACCTTAAATATAATTGACGTTTCAGGAAGTATGCAATTAGTCGGAGATGCTATAGATCAATTCAAAGCTGCAAACCCTGGTTTAATTGGAGATGTTGTAATTAAAACCTCCAACTCAGTAGAAGTTCCTTCTTTATTGAAAGCTCAAATTTTAGCTGAAGATGTACAAACAAACTTAATTTTCACAGGAATTGATGGACTTTCTACATGTCTTAACAGAGATGTTATAGAAAAGATTATGCCAACCTACAGCAGCAGTTTTCCTGATTTAGAAAGTAACTATAGCACTGCTGCTAAAGATACTTATGATTTGACAAATGGTTATGCTTTAACGTATGTATTTTCTCCTAGTGGACCTATGTTTACTTATAATCCAGATACTGTACAGAATGTTCCTAAGACGCCTGATGAACTTTTAGCTTTTGCTAAAGCTAATCCAGGTAAATTTACATATGCAAGACCAGCTGCTTCAGGGCCAGGAAGAACGTTCCTTCAAGGGTTACCATATATCCTTGGAGACAAGAATCCTAAAGATCCAGCAACTTGGGACAAGACCTGGGCTTATATTAGAGAACTTGATCAATATATAGATTATTATCCAGCTAAAACTGGTACTACATTCACAGAATTAAATCAAGGTAAAAGATCTATCGTAGCTAGTCAATTAGGATGGGATATGAATCAAAGAATTACAGGTGGTATACCTCAAAATTACGCTGGATTTATGCTAGATAACACCACTTTAGTTTCAGATGCTCAGTATATGGCTCTTCCAAAAGGACTTACTGATGACAAAATCGAAGTGGTTTTAAAACTAATGCAATGGCTAATGACGCCAAATATGCAGGCAATAACATATGATAGTGGTTATTTTTATCCAGGTCCTTCCATCAAGGGTGTTTCCCTTGATGCAGCTCCTAAAGCAAGTCAAGATAAAATAAAACCAGCTATAAGACAATCTTATGAAGATGCCATTAAAACATTTCCAAGTTCAACTCAACTAGATACTACCAATTTCATGGAAGCTTTAAATATGTGGGATCAATCATTTGGTACTAAAGTAAAAAGATAG
- a CDS encoding GntR family transcriptional regulator, which translates to MAFKVSKNSTSKTIYYELREEIINLQLVPGVNISEKEISEKYNVSRTPVRESFVRLSQEGLLSIYPQKGTVVSLIDLDAVEEGRFLREHLERAVIKQACEEFPQEKIFALEMNLKFQKMYMQDHDFKKLFEADEEFHRIIFEGCNKKRIWATIQEMSSDFQRIRLLRLLADFTWDNIYLQHKGIVEAIKNKNSEIAEKVMEEHLNMVLFDKNQLKEGYPNYFKE; encoded by the coding sequence GTGGCTTTTAAAGTAAGTAAAAATTCTACAAGTAAAACTATATATTATGAACTCAGAGAAGAAATTATTAATTTACAGCTTGTGCCTGGCGTTAATATTTCTGAAAAAGAAATTTCAGAAAAATATAATGTGAGTAGAACTCCTGTTAGAGAATCATTTGTTCGTTTATCACAGGAAGGACTGCTAAGTATTTACCCCCAAAAGGGTACAGTCGTTTCCTTAATTGATTTAGATGCTGTTGAAGAAGGAAGATTTTTACGTGAACATTTAGAAAGAGCGGTTATAAAACAAGCTTGTGAAGAATTTCCACAGGAAAAGATATTTGCTTTAGAAATGAATCTAAAATTTCAGAAGATGTACATGCAAGATCATGATTTCAAAAAATTATTTGAAGCTGATGAGGAATTCCATAGAATAATTTTTGAAGGTTGCAACAAAAAAAGGATATGGGCAACTATTCAAGAAATGAGTAGTGATTTTCAACGGATTAGGTTACTTAGATTATTAGCTGATTTTACATGGGATAATATTTATTTACAGCATAAAGGTATTGTTGAGGCTATAAAAAACAAAAATTCTGAAATAGCTGAAAAAGTTATGGAAGAACATTTAAATATGGTTCTCTTTGATAAAAATCAATTAAAAGAAGGCTATCCAAACTATTTTAAAGAATAA
- a CDS encoding chemotaxis protein, giving the protein MLRNIKVINSIIVMVILSTIVSLSIAIVGYSNMRTINKNSTLMYEGALRRIVKTEEIRQHFSKIRLNVDRISIADFNADDLKLVNNDYDTMNKMVDEYESLSLSSLEKNNLTEFKNDSKKYLSQIKNFENGTKLYGIDLENFNQLGNEMQLFLDNLVTYSSKMANTLNNDNINLYVKSIQMFFITFFIGFILMMAVSSTIILVIRKSMKEIISDLDNISQGDFSIKIDTTLENEFGKMKKSLSKTVSNISVMIEEIKNSTNVVNMQAINLLGASEEMTASGQEMNAAVQEVAIAANDQSSDLINVKNSLDKFSDSLDQITSAINDVNSNINDISTMAEDSNSKLKFLFDSVENVNDSFDTVRNKVIKLDKDVEQVNDITNIINSIAEQTNLLALNAAIESARAGEVGRGFSVVADEIRKLAEQSKLSANNISELISNINKEAQVAVKTTDLGRDSLNNQSLLIEDSIKSFAVIFKAISTILPRVDNMNKSIENIHIEKDLILSKTLNISGISEENAASAEEIAASIQQINSSFTEVATSAQTLSSLTNSMMTEVDKFKL; this is encoded by the coding sequence ATGCTGAGAAATATTAAGGTTATTAACAGTATTATCGTAATGGTTATTTTATCTACAATTGTTTCCCTATCTATTGCTATAGTTGGCTATAGTAATATGAGAACTATTAACAAGAATTCCACATTAATGTATGAGGGTGCTTTAAGACGAATTGTAAAAACTGAGGAAATTCGACAACATTTCTCAAAGATCAGATTAAATGTTGACAGAATATCTATTGCAGATTTTAATGCTGATGATTTAAAACTTGTTAATAATGATTACGATACCATGAATAAGATGGTTGACGAATATGAAAGTTTATCTTTAAGTTCTTTAGAAAAAAATAATCTAACTGAATTTAAAAATGATTCTAAGAAGTATCTTTCACAAATTAAAAATTTTGAGAATGGTACTAAACTTTATGGAATCGACCTAGAAAATTTCAATCAACTTGGGAATGAAATGCAACTTTTTCTTGATAATTTAGTCACTTACAGTTCAAAAATGGCTAACACGCTTAATAATGACAATATTAATTTATATGTCAAAAGTATTCAAATGTTCTTTATTACTTTCTTTATTGGTTTTATTCTAATGATGGCTGTTTCTTCTACTATAATCTTGGTTATAAGAAAATCCATGAAAGAAATAATATCAGATTTAGATAATATTTCTCAAGGAGATTTTAGTATCAAGATAGATACTACTTTAGAAAATGAGTTTGGTAAAATGAAAAAGTCACTTAGTAAAACAGTTTCAAATATTTCAGTAATGATTGAAGAAATAAAAAATTCAACAAATGTTGTAAATATGCAGGCAATTAATTTATTAGGAGCTTCTGAAGAAATGACAGCCTCTGGACAAGAAATGAATGCAGCTGTTCAAGAAGTGGCTATAGCTGCAAATGATCAGTCTAGCGACTTGATAAATGTAAAAAATTCATTAGACAAGTTTTCAGATTCATTAGATCAGATAACTTCGGCAATTAATGATGTAAACTCAAATATAAATGACATTAGTACAATGGCAGAAGATAGTAATTCCAAATTGAAGTTTTTATTTGATTCTGTAGAAAATGTCAATGATTCTTTTGATACTGTAAGAAATAAAGTCATTAAATTGGACAAAGATGTTGAACAAGTAAATGACATAACAAATATAATAAATTCAATTGCTGAACAAACTAATTTATTAGCATTAAATGCTGCAATTGAATCTGCTCGTGCTGGAGAAGTTGGTCGAGGATTTTCTGTAGTTGCAGATGAAATTAGAAAACTAGCAGAGCAGTCTAAATTATCTGCTAATAATATAAGTGAATTGATTTCTAATATTAATAAAGAAGCTCAAGTAGCAGTAAAAACTACAGATTTAGGCAGAGATAGCTTAAATAATCAATCATTACTTATTGAAGATTCTATAAAATCCTTTGCTGTAATATTTAAGGCCATAAGTACTATACTGCCTAGAGTTGATAATATGAACAAATCTATTGAAAATATACATATTGAAAAAGACCTTATACTATCAAAAACATTAAACATTTCTGGAATATCAGAAGAAAATGCCGCTTCGGCAGAAGAAATAGCCGCTTCAATACAGCAAATAAATTCATCTTTTACTGAAGTAGCAACTTCGGCTCAAACTCTATCAAGTTTGACAAATTCTATGATGACTGAAGTGGACAAATTCAAGTTATAA
- the uxuA gene encoding mannonate dehydratase: MKMGFRWYGEGNDTVTLEQIKQIPGVEGIVWGLHDMPAGDEWPMEKILEVKKVADENGFNIDVVESVNVHEDIKLGLPTRDKYIENYKRTIEKLAKVGVKVICYNFMPVFDWLRTDLFKKTEDGSTALFYEKEKIKDIDPMELVNKIASNPNLTMPGWEPERLKNLSQLFEAYKNVTEEDLWDNLKYFLEQIIPVAEINDIKMAIHPDDPPWPIFGLPRIVSNRDHVARLLKLVDNPYNCLTLCSGAMGSDPNNNIPAIIREFGSRIAFAHIRNVKIYENGDFIETSHRTCDGSLDICDIVKAYHEIGFTGYARPDHGRHIWNEKCRPGYGLYDRALGIMYMWGIWDSLERNK, encoded by the coding sequence ATGAAAATGGGGTTTAGATGGTATGGTGAAGGCAATGACACCGTAACGCTTGAACAAATAAAACAAATTCCTGGAGTTGAAGGAATTGTTTGGGGTCTTCATGATATGCCAGCAGGCGATGAATGGCCAATGGAAAAAATTCTTGAAGTTAAAAAAGTAGCTGATGAGAATGGATTTAATATTGATGTTGTCGAAAGTGTTAATGTGCACGAAGATATTAAATTAGGATTACCTACTAGAGATAAATACATAGAAAATTATAAGAGAACAATAGAAAAGTTAGCTAAGGTTGGAGTAAAAGTAATTTGCTACAATTTCATGCCTGTATTTGATTGGCTTAGAACAGATTTGTTTAAAAAGACAGAAGATGGATCTACAGCACTTTTCTATGAAAAAGAAAAAATTAAAGATATAGATCCAATGGAATTGGTTAATAAAATAGCATCAAATCCAAATCTTACAATGCCAGGTTGGGAACCAGAAAGATTAAAGAATTTATCTCAACTTTTTGAAGCCTACAAGAACGTTACAGAGGAAGATTTATGGGATAACTTAAAATATTTCTTAGAACAAATTATACCTGTTGCAGAAATTAATGATATCAAGATGGCTATTCATCCGGATGATCCACCTTGGCCAATATTTGGATTACCAAGAATTGTTTCAAATAGAGACCATGTAGCAAGATTATTAAAACTTGTTGATAATCCATATAATTGTCTTACTCTTTGTAGTGGTGCTATGGGTTCTGACCCAAATAATAATATACCAGCGATTATAAGAGAATTTGGCAGCAGAATAGCTTTTGCTCATATAAGAAACGTAAAGATTTACGAAAATGGTGATTTTATTGAGACTTCTCATAGAACTTGTGATGGTTCATTAGATATATGCGATATAGTTAAGGCTTATCATGAAATTGGATTCACTGGTTATGCAAGACCAGATCATGGAAGACATATTTGGAATGAAAAATGTAGACCAGGTTATGGACTTTATGATAGAGCACTTGGAATTATGTATATGTGGGGAATATGGGATAGTCTTGAAAGAAATAAATAA